The Bacteroidales bacterium DNA segment GCTTCAATATAAACAGAACCGTCGGCTTTGTTTTGTACAAAACCATTTACATTACATTCTTGGGCTTTCTTTTTGGTGTAATACCGAAATCCAACACCTTGAACTTTCCCCGAAATACGTATGCTTACTGTTCTCTTCATCTTATTCTCCTAAACGATAGCGCATTTGTTTATCTATTTTCTCAAAAAGCTTTTGTGGATTATAGGTTCGCCAATCCAAAGCATCAAATTCGCCACCAAAAGAAATATAATAGTCTAAACGAGCAGCTTTTATTTCATCTAAGTTATGGTCGAGAAAATTCAGTCCGACTATCCAACCATCATCTAAATTATCAAACCACTCTTGATAATAACTATCATCATCGGCATGAAAATTCAAAATATTTTCGCCTATTAGAATAAATTTATTAATTCCGTTTTCCGTCATTTCTTCCACTACATTTCTGTACAAATACATAATGTCGTTATATAAAATATCGTTCCATTCTCCAATAAATTCCCAAATTGTAAAGCCCAGATCGTAATTGGTATACAGGATTTTCATATAAAGCGTGAGCGAACCAAAGTCATCCCATTGTGGATGGATATAAGTATCGTAAATACGGTGATTAAGTGATATTTCACTATATTTTCTTCCAAAAAATGGCGATTGTTTATCAGTTTCGGCGCTATAAATATTACGCCAATTGTAATAGGGTTCAAGTTCTACCATCTTATTTTTTGCTGACCCAAATATCTTGTAAACTTAGTAAACCGCCTTTATAACGTTGCTTCACGTAATCTACTAAAGGTAAGAGTTTTTCCATGTCATCGACTAAAGAAATAACAACGGGTAATTCGTTTGAAATACGCAAAATACTGCTGGAATGAATGTGTTGTCTGCTTCCAAAACCTCCTTTGGTTTGCATTACAGTAGCTCCTGAAATCCCTAAACTATGCGCTTTTTCTATTACCAGACGACAAAGACTATCGCCTTTGTACGAATCATTTTCGTTTAAGATAAGCCGAAATTCAGTTTTTTTTACAAAGCCTTCCATAACCCTTAAGATTGATGAACAAAATAAGTTGCAGAAATATAGCCTAAATATACAAAAAATAAACCTAGAATATTAGCACCGGCTATATTGACTAATGCAAACTTAATGTCACCATCTTTAAAAAGATTAAGACTTTCGAACATAAAAGTTGAAAAGGTTGTGAAGCTCCCAAAAATACCAATAAATAAAAAGAGCTTTAGGTTTTCAGGGATATTCTCTTTCCCGAAAAGTATAAATGCGAAGCCAATTAAAAACGACCCTAAGAGATTTACGAAGAGTGTTCCCAAAGGGAAAGTTCCAAAATAATATTTATGTGGAAAACCGGATAATAAATAACGTAAGACCGATCCTATTATACCTCCAAAAGCGATGTAAAGCAATTTCATTCTATATGATTTTGAATCAGCAAATATACAAAGATTCGGTTTTCTGAAAAGCTTTGTTTTTTCTCCAAATGAATTCGTAATTTTGTACATCTAAAAATGATAACAATGAATTTAACCGAATTTCAAAAACAGATATTAGCGGGTATTCCTGAAGTGCTGCCTCAAGCAAAAGCCTACGATGCTGAGATAAATCATGCTCCAATTAGAAAAGATATTTTAAGTCTTAATGAAAAAAAATTAGCCTTAAAAAATGCACTTCGCTATTTTGATGTTAAACATCATGCAATTTTAGCTCCGGAGTTTGCGGAGGAACTTAAGAAATACGGACGTATTTATATGTATCGTTTTCGCCCCGATTATAAAATGCATGCTCGTCATATTAATGATTTTCCACATCAGTCGAAACAAGCAGCTGCCATTATGCTTATGATTCAGAATAATTTGGATTATGCTGTGGCTCAGCATCCTCACGAATTAATAACTTATGGTGGAAATGGTTCTGTTTTCCAAAATTGGGCTCAATATTTACTCACTATGAAATATTTAGCCACTATGACCGACGAACAAACTTTAGCGATGTATTCGGGTCATCCAATGGGTTTATTCCCTTCGCATAAAGATGCACCAAGAGTTGTAATTACTAACGGTATGGTTATTCCAAACTATTCAAAACAAGACGATTGGGAGAAGTTTAATGCTTTGGGCGTTTCTCAATACGGACAAATGACAGCAGGCTCTTTTATGTATATCGGTCCTCAAGGAATTGTTCATGGAACAACTATTACGGTAATGAATGCAGCTAGAAAAGTAGCTAAACCCGACGAAGATCCTTTTGCCGGAAAGTTATTCTTGACTTCCGGTTTGGGTGGAATGTCAGGTGCTCAACCAAAAGCAGGAAATATTGCTAAAGTGATTTCTGTAGTGGCTGAGGTAAACCCAAAAGCAATACAAACTCGTCACTCTCAAGGATGGGTAGATGAGGTTTTTGATGATTTGAATTTACTTGTTAAAAGAGTAAAAAAAGCTAAAGCCGATAAAGAGATTGTTTCCATAGCTTATCAAGGAAATATTGTAGATATTTGGGAGAGGTTTGACGAAGAAAATATTTTTGTCGATTTAGGTTCCGATCAAACATCACTTCATAACCCTTGGGCAGGTGGCTATTTCCCTGTTGGATATTCTCTTGAAGAATCTTTGGAAATGATGGCACATAAGCCCGATTTATTTAAAGAAAAAGTGAAAGAATCGTTGCGCCGACAAGCAGATGCAATAAATAAACATACTGCAAAAGGTACTTATTTCTTTGATTATGGAAATGCATTTTTATTAGAAGCTTCTCGTGCAGGTGCTAATGTTATGGCCGAAGATGGAATTACTTTTAAATATCCGTCTTATGTTCAGGATATTATGGGGCCATTGTTTTTCGATTATGGTTTTGGTCCTTTCCGCTGGGTTTGTACTTCTAATGATCCTGAAGATTTAGAAACAAGCGATAAAATTGCTGCTGATATTTTGAGTGAGATTATGCAAAATTCCCCTAAAGAAATTCAAAGTCAGATGGCGGATAATATTCAGTGGATTAATGGTGCTCAAGAAAATAAATTAGTAGTTGGATCGCAAGCGCGTATTCTTTATGCCGATGCTGAAGGTCGTATAAAAATTGCAGAGGCTTTTAATAAGGCTATCGCTGATGGA contains these protein-coding regions:
- a CDS encoding DUF190 domain-containing protein, whose translation is MEGFVKKTEFRLILNENDSYKGDSLCRLVIEKAHSLGISGATVMQTKGGFGSRQHIHSSSILRISNELPVVISLVDDMEKLLPLVDYVKQRYKGGLLSLQDIWVSKK
- a CDS encoding urocanate hydratase yields the protein MNLTEFQKQILAGIPEVLPQAKAYDAEINHAPIRKDILSLNEKKLALKNALRYFDVKHHAILAPEFAEELKKYGRIYMYRFRPDYKMHARHINDFPHQSKQAAAIMLMIQNNLDYAVAQHPHELITYGGNGSVFQNWAQYLLTMKYLATMTDEQTLAMYSGHPMGLFPSHKDAPRVVITNGMVIPNYSKQDDWEKFNALGVSQYGQMTAGSFMYIGPQGIVHGTTITVMNAARKVAKPDEDPFAGKLFLTSGLGGMSGAQPKAGNIAKVISVVAEVNPKAIQTRHSQGWVDEVFDDLNLLVKRVKKAKADKEIVSIAYQGNIVDIWERFDEENIFVDLGSDQTSLHNPWAGGYFPVGYSLEESLEMMAHKPDLFKEKVKESLRRQADAINKHTAKGTYFFDYGNAFLLEASRAGANVMAEDGITFKYPSYVQDIMGPLFFDYGFGPFRWVCTSNDPEDLETSDKIAADILSEIMQNSPKEIQSQMADNIQWINGAQENKLVVGSQARILYADAEGRIKIAEAFNKAIADGKITAPIVLGRDHHDVSGTDSPYRETSNIYDGSSFTADMAIQNVIGDSFRGATWVSIHNGGGVGWGEVINGGFGMLLDGTPEADRRLKSMLYWDVNNGISRRSWARNDGAVFAAKRAMESNPDLKVTLPNFADDNLIDSLF
- a CDS encoding acylphosphatase, which encodes MKRTVSIRISGKVQGVGFRYYTKKKAQECNVNGFVQNKADGSVYIEASGGDIDINTFIDWCKKGPDWARVLDIKISNLPNREWDGFNVR
- the crcB gene encoding fluoride efflux transporter CrcB: MKLLYIAFGGIIGSVLRYLLSGFPHKYYFGTFPLGTLFVNLLGSFLIGFAFILFGKENIPENLKLFLFIGIFGSFTTFSTFMFESLNLFKDGDIKFALVNIAGANILGLFFVYLGYISATYFVHQS